One Streptomyces showdoensis genomic region harbors:
- a CDS encoding nuclear transport factor 2 family protein, protein MTQRVDLATVMDRLAIDDLITGYAVAVDDSDWAAYRALFTPDGRADYRGSGGVEGPAAEVAAWLAETMRLFPVRQHLIVNRRVRIQDLGGYPGDTATVRADYVNPMRFESGEDFVCGGRYTFALRRSGGGWLLRSVVVEEKWRRM, encoded by the coding sequence ATGACGCAGCGCGTGGACCTCGCGACCGTGATGGACCGGCTCGCCATCGACGACCTGATCACCGGCTACGCGGTGGCCGTGGACGACTCCGACTGGGCGGCGTACCGCGCGCTGTTCACCCCGGACGGGCGCGCCGACTACCGCGGTTCCGGCGGGGTCGAGGGCCCGGCCGCGGAGGTCGCCGCCTGGCTCGCGGAGACGATGCGCCTCTTCCCCGTACGCCAGCACCTCATCGTCAACCGGCGGGTGCGCATCCAGGACCTGGGCGGCTACCCGGGCGACACGGCGACCGTGCGCGCCGACTACGTGAACCCCATGCGCTTCGAGTCGGGCGAGGACTTCGTGTGCGGCGGGCGCTACACGTTCGCGCTGCGCCGCTCGGGCGGCGGCTGGTTGCTGCGTTCGGTCGTCGTCGAGGAGAAGTGGCGCCGCATGTGA
- a CDS encoding flavin reductase family protein: MRMNFDPERTDRNSFYRLLTATVVPRPIAWVSTTAADGTDNLAPHSFFTISSVVPPVVQFTSVGRKDSLRNVEETGQFVVNLAPEGLFERINATATDFPRGTSEFDACGVEREPSLRVRPPRVAASPVALECELHSTLRIGDSTVVFGRVVHAAVDEAVLVEGHPEMALMRPLSRLGKNEWGTLGGITELARVPYRG, translated from the coding sequence ATGCGCATGAACTTCGATCCGGAGCGGACCGACCGGAACTCCTTCTACCGGCTGCTCACCGCCACCGTCGTGCCCCGGCCCATCGCCTGGGTGTCGACCACCGCCGCCGACGGGACCGACAACCTCGCCCCGCACTCCTTCTTCACGATCTCCTCGGTCGTGCCGCCCGTCGTGCAGTTCACCTCGGTGGGGCGCAAGGACTCGCTGCGCAACGTGGAGGAGACGGGGCAGTTCGTGGTGAACCTCGCCCCCGAGGGGCTCTTCGAGCGGATCAACGCCACGGCGACCGACTTCCCGCGCGGGACGAGCGAGTTCGACGCGTGCGGCGTCGAGCGGGAGCCGAGCCTGCGGGTGCGGCCGCCCCGGGTCGCCGCGTCACCGGTGGCGCTGGAGTGCGAGCTGCACAGCACGCTGCGGATCGGCGACTCGACGGTGGTCTTCGGCAGGGTGGTGCACGCGGCGGTCGACGAGGCGGTGCTCGTCGAGGGGCACCCGGAGATGGCGCTGATGCGGCCGCTGTCCCGGCTCGGCAAGAACGAGTGGGGCACGCTCGGCGGGATCACGGAGCTGGCGCGGGTTCCGTACCGGGGCTGA
- a CDS encoding undecaprenyl-diphosphate phosphatase, which yields MSWFESFILGLVQGLTEFLPISSSAHLRLTAAFAGWQDPGAAFTAITQIGTETAVLIYFRKDIARIVSAWFRSLFDKSMRSDHDAQMGWLVIVGSLPIGILGVTFKDQIEGPFRDLRLIATTLIVMGIVLGVADRLAARDEIGGRHRVVRERKSLKELGVRDGLIFGFCQAMALIPGVSRSGATISGGLFMSYTREAAARYSFLLAIPAVLASGVFELKDAGEGHVSWGPTIFATVIAFAVGYAVIAWFMKFITTKSFMPFVIYRIVLGIVLLVLVGTDVLSPHAGESAG from the coding sequence ATGAGTTGGTTCGAATCATTCATCCTCGGACTCGTCCAGGGGCTGACGGAGTTCCTTCCCATCTCCTCCAGCGCGCACCTGCGGCTCACCGCCGCGTTCGCCGGCTGGCAGGACCCCGGCGCGGCGTTCACGGCGATCACCCAGATCGGCACCGAGACCGCCGTCCTCATCTACTTCCGCAAGGACATCGCGCGGATCGTCTCGGCCTGGTTCCGCTCGCTCTTCGACAAGTCGATGCGGTCCGACCACGACGCGCAGATGGGCTGGCTGGTCATCGTCGGCTCGCTCCCCATCGGCATCCTCGGCGTCACGTTCAAGGACCAGATCGAGGGCCCCTTCCGGGACCTGCGGCTGATCGCCACGACGCTCATCGTGATGGGCATCGTGCTCGGCGTCGCCGACCGGCTCGCGGCCCGCGACGAGATCGGCGGGCGCCACCGGGTGGTCCGCGAGCGCAAGTCGCTCAAGGAGCTCGGCGTACGGGACGGCCTGATCTTCGGCTTCTGCCAGGCGATGGCCCTGATCCCCGGCGTCTCCCGCTCCGGCGCCACCATCTCCGGCGGTCTGTTCATGAGCTACACCCGCGAGGCGGCCGCCCGCTACTCGTTCCTGCTCGCCATCCCGGCGGTGCTCGCCTCCGGCGTGTTCGAGCTGAAGGACGCGGGCGAGGGACACGTCTCCTGGGGCCCGACGATCTTCGCGACGGTCATCGCCTTCGCCGTCGGCTACGCGGTGATCGCCTGGTTCATGAAGTTCATCACCACCAAGAGCTTCATGCCCTTCGTGATCTACCGGATCGTCCTCGGCATCGTGCTCTTGGTCCTCGTCGGCACCGACGTCCTCAGCCCCCACGCGGGCGAGTCCGCGGGCTGA
- a CDS encoding winged helix-turn-helix transcriptional regulator: protein MKAAPRPCSIADTLALVGEKYALLVLREVSLGVRRFDRIARNTGAPRDILTARLKRLVEAGILEKVEYSERPRRYEYRATPAGEELQPVLVTLMAWGDRHLNAERRPTLLEHSCGEVLSPRVICASCGDEADTASLRTLVQAPGWTTTGPVEG from the coding sequence ATGAAGGCCGCCCCCCGCCCCTGCTCCATCGCCGACACCCTTGCGCTCGTCGGTGAGAAGTACGCCCTCCTCGTCCTGCGCGAGGTCTCGCTCGGCGTCCGCCGCTTCGACCGCATCGCACGCAACACGGGCGCGCCGCGCGACATCCTCACCGCCCGCCTCAAGCGGCTCGTCGAGGCCGGGATCCTGGAGAAGGTCGAGTACAGCGAGCGCCCCAGGCGCTACGAGTACCGCGCGACCCCGGCCGGAGAGGAACTGCAGCCGGTGCTGGTCACGCTGATGGCCTGGGGCGACCGCCACCTCAACGCGGAGCGGCGTCCGACGCTCCTGGAGCACAGCTGCGGCGAGGTGCTGAGCCCGCGCGTGATCTGCGCGAGCTGCGGCGACGAGGCGGACACGGCGAGCCTCAGGACCCTCGTCCAGGCCCCGGGCTGGACGACCACGGGGCCCGTGGAGGGCTGA
- a CDS encoding thiolase family protein yields the protein MRDAVIVEAVRTPIGKGKPGGALADVHPVALLSHTLRALVDRTGIDPALVDDVIGGTVDQVGEQAMNTTRYAWLGAGLPETVPATTVDRQCGSSQQAVHFAAQGVLSGANDIAIACGVESMSRVPMWSNVPPGADPFGPGVAARYPEGLVPQGISAELIAAKYSLGRAAMDEFAAASHAKAARSWAAGLFDAEVVPYGEVRRDESVRPATTPEVLAGLRPAFRDPGFAERFPQIDWSVTAGNSSPVNDGASAVLVMEADTARRLGLRPLARLHSFAVTGSDPLLMLTGVVPATEKVLRRAGLGLADIDLFEINEAFASVVLAWRQETGADLDRVNVHGGAIALGHPLGASGTRLTATLVHALRARGGRYGLQAMCEAGGLANAMIVEAI from the coding sequence ATGCGCGACGCCGTCATCGTCGAAGCCGTCCGTACGCCGATAGGGAAGGGCAAGCCCGGCGGAGCCCTCGCCGACGTCCACCCCGTCGCCCTCCTGTCCCACACCCTGCGGGCCCTGGTCGACCGCACCGGCATCGACCCCGCCCTCGTCGACGACGTCATCGGCGGCACCGTCGACCAGGTCGGCGAGCAGGCCATGAACACCACCCGCTACGCCTGGCTGGGCGCCGGACTTCCGGAGACCGTGCCCGCCACGACCGTCGACCGGCAGTGCGGCTCCTCGCAGCAGGCCGTCCACTTCGCCGCCCAGGGCGTGCTGTCCGGCGCCAACGACATCGCGATCGCCTGCGGGGTCGAGTCCATGAGCCGGGTCCCGATGTGGTCCAACGTGCCGCCCGGCGCCGACCCCTTCGGGCCCGGCGTCGCCGCACGCTACCCGGAGGGCCTGGTCCCGCAGGGCATCAGCGCGGAGCTCATCGCCGCGAAGTACTCCCTCGGCCGCGCGGCCATGGACGAGTTCGCGGCGGCCTCGCACGCCAAGGCCGCGCGGAGCTGGGCGGCCGGACTCTTCGACGCCGAGGTCGTCCCGTACGGAGAGGTGCGCCGCGACGAGTCCGTGCGGCCGGCGACCACCCCCGAGGTCCTCGCCGGCCTCCGGCCCGCCTTCCGTGACCCGGGCTTCGCGGAGCGTTTCCCGCAGATCGACTGGTCGGTGACCGCGGGCAACAGCAGCCCGGTCAACGACGGCGCCTCCGCCGTCCTCGTCATGGAGGCGGACACCGCGCGCCGCCTCGGGCTGCGCCCGCTCGCCCGGCTCCACTCCTTCGCCGTGACCGGTTCCGACCCGCTGCTCATGCTGACCGGGGTGGTCCCGGCCACCGAGAAGGTGCTGCGGCGGGCCGGTCTCGGCCTCGCCGACATCGACCTCTTCGAGATCAACGAGGCCTTCGCGAGCGTCGTCCTCGCCTGGCGCCAGGAGACCGGCGCCGACCTCGACAGGGTCAACGTGCACGGCGGCGCCATCGCCCTCGGCCACCCCCTGGGCGCGAGCGGCACCCGTCTGACCGCGACCCTGGTGCACGCGCTGCGGGCGCGGGGCGGCCGGTACGGGCTGCAGGCGATGTGCGAGGCGGGCGGGCTCGCCAACGCGATGATCGTCGAAGCGATCTGA
- a CDS encoding TVP38/TMEM64 family protein: MFEPVSVRRSRVLLAPKARLTYLAVILLAAGSSVLLFEPQRLLSAGWPPQLSGVGAVVVFGLAYGVCTAALVPRPLLNLAAGALFGAPAGFAAALGGTVLGAGISFALGRALGQDALRPYVRGRWALAADGQLSRHGFRSMLAIRLFPGMPFAVANYCAAISRMKYAPFLLATGLGSIPNTAAYAVAGSEATSPSSPAFLISAGFIVLSVAGAAVVGWRKRHRLRGSVGEPAEAERPVESVPA, translated from the coding sequence ATGTTCGAGCCCGTGTCCGTCCGCCGCTCCAGGGTGCTGCTCGCGCCCAAGGCCCGGCTGACGTATCTCGCCGTGATCCTGCTCGCCGCGGGGTCGTCGGTGCTGCTCTTCGAGCCGCAGCGGCTGCTCTCGGCCGGCTGGCCGCCCCAGCTGAGCGGCGTGGGCGCGGTGGTGGTCTTCGGTCTGGCGTACGGGGTGTGCACGGCGGCCCTCGTCCCGCGGCCGCTGCTGAACCTGGCGGCCGGTGCCCTCTTCGGCGCCCCGGCGGGCTTCGCCGCGGCCCTCGGTGGCACGGTGCTGGGCGCGGGCATCTCCTTCGCGCTGGGGCGGGCCCTGGGCCAGGACGCGCTGCGGCCGTACGTGCGCGGGCGCTGGGCGCTGGCGGCGGACGGGCAGCTGAGCCGGCACGGGTTCCGGTCGATGCTGGCGATCCGGCTGTTCCCGGGGATGCCGTTCGCGGTGGCCAACTACTGCGCCGCCATCTCCCGTATGAAGTACGCGCCCTTCCTGCTCGCCACGGGCCTCGGCTCGATCCCGAACACGGCCGCCTACGCGGTGGCGGGCAGTGAGGCCACCTCGCCGTCCTCCCCTGCCTTCCTGATCTCCGCGGGCTTCATCGTCCTGTCGGTGGCCGGCGCCGCGGTGGTCGGCTGGCGCAAACGGCACCGCCTCCGCGGTTCCGTGGGGGAGCCCGCGGAGGCGGAGCGTCCGGTGGAGTCGGTGCCGGCCTGA
- a CDS encoding DNA alkylation repair protein, with translation MTPAASPAVPDSALADTVLARLTEVYPTGGDPFRAQEMIAYMKGVAPFLGLRTPERRALSRTVLAGTPAPDEADCTAVALRCFALPEREYHYFAVDYLRRHVKRCSSGFLPVARALVTTVSWWDTVDHLAAHVVGPLVAADPALAARMDEWIADEDLWVARTALLHQLRFKESTDTERLFSYCLLRSGHPDFFIRKAIGWSLREYAKTDPAEVRAFVAAHASRLSPLSVREALKNL, from the coding sequence GTGACCCCCGCCGCGTCCCCCGCAGTCCCCGACAGCGCCCTCGCCGACACCGTGCTCGCCCGGCTGACGGAGGTCTACCCCACCGGCGGCGACCCGTTCCGGGCGCAGGAGATGATCGCGTACATGAAGGGCGTCGCGCCCTTCCTCGGGCTGCGCACCCCCGAGCGCCGCGCCCTGTCCCGCACCGTCCTGGCCGGCACGCCCGCCCCCGACGAGGCCGACTGCACCGCCGTCGCGCTGCGCTGCTTCGCCCTGCCCGAGCGGGAGTACCACTACTTCGCCGTCGACTACCTGCGCCGCCACGTGAAGCGCTGCTCGTCCGGCTTCCTGCCGGTCGCCCGCGCCCTCGTCACCACCGTCTCCTGGTGGGACACCGTCGACCACCTCGCCGCCCACGTCGTCGGCCCGCTCGTCGCCGCCGATCCCGCGCTCGCGGCCCGGATGGACGAGTGGATCGCCGACGAGGACCTGTGGGTGGCGCGCACCGCGCTCCTGCACCAGCTGCGCTTCAAGGAGTCCACCGACACCGAGCGCCTCTTCTCGTACTGCCTGCTCCGCTCCGGCCACCCCGACTTCTTCATCCGCAAGGCGATCGGCTGGAGCCTGCGCGAGTACGCGAAGACCGACCCGGCCGAGGTGCGCGCCTTCGTCGCCGCCCACGCCTCCAGGCTCTCCCCGCTCTCCGTGCGCGAGGCCCTCAAGAACCTCTGA
- the tuf gene encoding elongation factor Tu, with amino-acid sequence MPKQAYARTKPHLNIGTMGHVDHGKTTLTAALTKVLSERTAGGPTAYVPFDRIDRAPEEARRGITIDVAHVEYETETRHYAHVDMPGHADYIKNMVTGAAQLDGAILVVSALDGIMPQTAEHVLLARQVGVDHVVVALNKADGADDELADLVELEVRELLTAHGYGGDGVPVIRVSGLRALEGDPRWTASVEALLDAVDTYVPVPERYVDAPFLMPVENVLTITGRGTVVTGAVERGSVRVGDRVEVPGAGIDTVVTGVETFGKPMESAQAGDNVALLLRGVPRGEVRRGHVVAQPGSLVPRRRFTARVYVLSAAEGGRSTPVATGYRPQFYLRTADVVGAVDLGDRAVARPGETVTMTVELGRDLPLEPGLGFAIREGGRTVGAGTVTEVL; translated from the coding sequence ATGCCCAAGCAGGCATACGCGCGCACCAAACCGCACCTCAACATCGGCACCATGGGCCACGTCGACCACGGCAAGACCACCCTGACCGCCGCCCTCACCAAGGTCCTCAGCGAGCGGACCGCCGGCGGCCCGACCGCGTACGTCCCCTTCGACCGGATCGACCGCGCCCCCGAGGAGGCGCGCCGCGGCATCACCATCGACGTCGCGCACGTCGAGTACGAGACCGAGACCCGCCACTACGCCCACGTCGACATGCCCGGGCACGCCGACTACATCAAGAACATGGTCACCGGAGCGGCCCAGCTCGACGGGGCGATCCTCGTCGTCTCCGCGCTCGACGGGATCATGCCGCAGACCGCCGAGCACGTCCTGCTCGCCCGGCAGGTCGGCGTCGACCACGTCGTCGTCGCGCTCAACAAGGCCGACGGTGCGGACGACGAGCTGGCCGACCTGGTCGAACTGGAGGTACGGGAGCTGCTGACCGCGCACGGCTACGGCGGCGACGGCGTGCCCGTGATCCGGGTCTCCGGCCTGCGGGCCCTGGAGGGCGACCCGCGCTGGACCGCGTCCGTGGAGGCCCTGCTCGACGCCGTGGACACGTACGTGCCGGTGCCGGAGCGGTACGTGGACGCGCCGTTCCTGATGCCCGTCGAGAACGTGCTCACCATCACCGGCCGCGGCACGGTCGTCACCGGGGCCGTCGAGCGCGGCAGCGTCCGGGTCGGCGACCGCGTCGAGGTGCCCGGCGCGGGCATCGACACGGTCGTGACCGGCGTCGAGACCTTCGGGAAGCCGATGGAGTCGGCCCAGGCCGGCGACAACGTGGCGCTCCTGCTGCGCGGGGTGCCGCGCGGCGAGGTGCGGCGCGGTCACGTGGTGGCGCAGCCGGGCAGTCTGGTGCCGCGCCGTCGTTTCACGGCGCGGGTGTACGTGCTGTCGGCCGCCGAGGGCGGCCGCAGCACGCCGGTCGCGACGGGCTACCGGCCGCAGTTCTATCTGCGCACGGCCGATGTCGTCGGCGCCGTCGACCTCGGCGACCGGGCCGTCGCCCGGCCCGGCGAGACGGTCACGATGACCGTCGAGCTCGGCCGGGACCTCCCCCTGGAGCCGGGGCTCGGCTTCGCGATCCGCGAGGGCGGCCGGACGGTGGGGGCGGGGACGGTGACCGAGGTGCTGTGA
- a CDS encoding spermidine synthase, protein MNEQIPVIRDVDWGTARLMPDVDTERGWLLTVDGAPQSYVDLDDPTHLEFEYAQRLAHVVDHAAEEGAPLDVLHLGGGALTLPRYVAATRPGSRQDVAEADRGLLALVAEHLPLPEEAGIAVHGADAREWLEAAPDDSADLLVADVFGGSRVPAHLTSVEYARQARRVLRPGGTYAANLADGAPFGFLRSQLATFAAVFPELALIAEPAVLRGRRFGNAVLVASDRPIDTAGLARRTAADVFPARVEWGEPLARLTGDARPVRDAEAVPSPVPPEGAFGIG, encoded by the coding sequence GTGAACGAGCAGATTCCCGTCATCCGCGACGTCGACTGGGGCACCGCGCGGCTCATGCCCGACGTGGACACCGAACGGGGCTGGCTGCTCACGGTCGACGGCGCCCCGCAGTCCTACGTCGACCTCGACGACCCGACGCACCTGGAGTTCGAGTACGCCCAGCGGCTCGCCCACGTCGTCGACCACGCCGCCGAGGAGGGCGCCCCGCTCGACGTGCTGCACCTGGGCGGCGGGGCCCTCACCCTGCCCCGGTACGTCGCCGCCACCCGGCCCGGCTCGCGGCAGGACGTCGCCGAGGCGGACCGGGGGCTGCTCGCCCTGGTCGCCGAGCACCTGCCGCTGCCCGAGGAGGCGGGGATCGCCGTGCACGGGGCGGACGCCCGGGAGTGGCTGGAGGCGGCTCCGGACGACTCCGCGGACCTGCTGGTCGCGGACGTGTTCGGCGGCTCGCGGGTGCCGGCCCACCTGACCTCGGTCGAGTACGCCCGGCAGGCCCGGCGGGTGCTGCGGCCCGGCGGGACCTACGCGGCGAACCTCGCGGACGGGGCGCCGTTCGGCTTCCTCCGCTCCCAGCTGGCGACCTTCGCGGCCGTCTTCCCCGAACTCGCGCTGATCGCCGAACCGGCGGTGCTGCGCGGCCGGCGCTTCGGCAACGCGGTGCTCGTCGCCTCCGACCGGCCGATCGACACCGCGGGCCTGGCCCGGCGGACGGCGGCCGACGTCTTCCCGGCGCGCGTGGAGTGGGGCGAGCCGCTGGCCCGCCTCACCGGCGACGCCCGCCCGGTGCGGGACGCGGAGGCCGTACCGTCACCCGTGCCGCCGGAGGGTGCCTTCGGCATCGGCTGA
- a CDS encoding MFS transporter, whose translation MNRARIPGWAGRNYLLLTAAAIITNLGTHGALIAAAFAVIQSGGDGGDVGLVAMARTLPLVLFLLIGGAVADRVPRHRVMVAANALNCVSQAVFAVLVLTGEARLWHMMLLTALCGTGQAFFNPAAEGMLMSSVSGEQVSRAFALFRMAMHGAGIGGAALGGALIAAVGPGWVLAVDAVAFALAGALRAFLDVRHIPERGEGGGLLSDLREGWDEFASRPWLWAIVAQFSIVVALVGAAESVYGPLVAQDELGGARPWGLALAAFGVGTVAGALLMIRWKPRRLLLVGTLCVFPIALPSAALAVPLDVVGLSAAMFVSGVAIEVFGVSWMTALHQEIPEDKLSRVSAYDWFGSTAMLPLSTALAGPAEGVFGRSNALWGSAALIVLVTALVLLVPDVRRLTRRTKRVSGSAPGVPGTPGAPGAPERPATAETPASVEAPGTPGSA comes from the coding sequence CTGAACCGCGCACGCATACCCGGCTGGGCCGGGCGGAACTACCTGCTGCTGACCGCCGCCGCGATCATCACCAACCTGGGCACCCACGGTGCCCTGATCGCGGCGGCGTTCGCCGTGATCCAGTCCGGTGGCGACGGCGGCGACGTCGGCCTGGTGGCGATGGCCCGCACCCTCCCCCTGGTCCTCTTCCTCCTCATCGGGGGCGCCGTCGCCGACCGGGTCCCCCGGCACCGGGTGATGGTCGCCGCCAACGCCCTCAACTGCGTCTCCCAGGCCGTGTTCGCCGTGCTCGTCCTCACCGGCGAGGCGCGGCTCTGGCACATGATGCTGCTGACCGCCCTGTGCGGCACCGGACAGGCCTTCTTCAACCCGGCCGCCGAGGGCATGCTGATGTCCAGCGTCAGCGGCGAGCAGGTCAGCCGCGCCTTCGCCCTCTTCCGGATGGCGATGCACGGCGCCGGCATCGGCGGGGCCGCGCTCGGCGGCGCGCTGATCGCCGCCGTGGGCCCCGGCTGGGTGCTCGCCGTCGACGCGGTCGCCTTCGCCCTCGCGGGCGCGCTGCGCGCCTTCCTCGACGTACGGCACATCCCCGAGCGCGGGGAGGGCGGCGGCCTGCTGTCCGACCTACGGGAGGGCTGGGACGAGTTCGCGAGCCGCCCCTGGCTCTGGGCGATCGTCGCCCAGTTCTCCATCGTGGTGGCCCTGGTCGGCGCCGCCGAGTCGGTCTACGGACCGCTGGTGGCGCAGGACGAACTCGGCGGCGCGCGGCCGTGGGGACTGGCGCTCGCCGCGTTCGGCGTGGGCACCGTGGCCGGTGCGCTCCTGATGATCCGCTGGAAACCGCGCCGGCTGCTGCTCGTGGGCACCCTGTGCGTCTTCCCCATCGCGCTGCCCTCGGCGGCGCTCGCGGTACCGCTCGACGTGGTCGGCCTGTCGGCCGCGATGTTCGTCAGCGGCGTGGCGATCGAGGTGTTCGGCGTCTCATGGATGACCGCGCTGCACCAGGAGATCCCGGAGGACAAGCTGTCCCGGGTCTCGGCCTACGACTGGTTCGGCTCGACCGCGATGCTCCCCCTGTCCACCGCGCTGGCCGGGCCCGCGGAGGGCGTCTTCGGCCGCAGCAACGCGTTGTGGGGCTCGGCCGCCCTGATCGTGCTCGTGACCGCGCTGGTGCTGCTGGTCCCCGACGTGCGCCGACTGACCCGGCGTACGAAGCGGGTGTCGGGCTCGGCGCCGGGTGTCCCTGGGACGCCTGGAGCGCCTGGAGCACCGGAGAGGCCCGCGACCGCCGAGACGCCGGCGAGCGTGGAGGCTCCGGGCACGCCCGGGTCGGCCTAG
- a CDS encoding DUF4442 domain-containing protein has translation MTVGEMLAATVPMARTLKLEFLETTAERAVVRLPDQADYHNHVGGPHAGAMFTLAESASGAIVLAAFGDQLGRAVPLAVKAEIGYKKLAMGVVTATATLGRPAAEVVAELDAGQRPEFPVRIDITREDGAVTGEMTVLWTLRPNDLGK, from the coding sequence ATGACCGTCGGCGAGATGCTCGCCGCCACGGTGCCCATGGCCAGGACCCTCAAGCTGGAGTTCCTGGAGACCACCGCCGAGCGCGCCGTCGTGCGCCTGCCGGACCAGGCCGACTACCACAACCACGTGGGCGGCCCGCATGCCGGCGCCATGTTCACCCTGGCCGAGTCCGCCAGCGGCGCGATCGTCCTCGCCGCCTTCGGTGACCAGCTCGGCCGCGCCGTGCCGCTCGCCGTCAAGGCGGAGATCGGCTACAAGAAGCTCGCCATGGGCGTCGTCACCGCCACCGCCACCCTCGGCCGCCCGGCCGCCGAGGTCGTCGCCGAACTCGACGCCGGACAGCGCCCCGAGTTCCCCGTGCGCATCGACATCACCCGCGAGGACGGCGCCGTCACCGGCGAGATGACGGTTCTGTGG